The Glycine max cultivar Williams 82 chromosome 17, Glycine_max_v4.0, whole genome shotgun sequence genome contains the following window.
NNNNNNNNNNNNNNNNNNNNNNNNNNNNNNNNNNNNNNNNNNNNNNNNNNNNNNNNNNNNNNNNNNNNNNNNNNNNNNNNNNNNNNNNNNNNNNNNNNNNNNNNNNNNNNNNNNNNNNNNNNNNNNNNNNNNNNNNNNNNNNNNNNNNNNNNNNNNNNNNNNNNNNNNNNNNNNNNNNNNNNNNNNNNNNNNNNNNNNNNNNNNNNNNNNNNNNNNNNNNNNNNNNNNNNNNNNNNNNNNNNNNNNNNNNNNNNNNNNNNNNNNNNNNNNNNNNNNNNNNNNNNNNNNNNNNNNNNNNNNNNNNNNNNNNNNNNNNNNNNNNNNNNNNNNNNNNNNNNNNNNNNNNNNNNNNNNNNNNNNNNNNNNNNNNNNNNNNNNNNNNNNNNNNNNNNNNNNNNNNNNNNNNNNNNNNNNNNNNNNNNNNNNNNNNNNNNNNNNNNNNNNNNNNNNNNNNNNNNNNNNTTCTAAGGGTTCTGCGGCTGTGTTAGTGGTTGTGGATAGACTATCTAAGTATAGTCATTTTGTTTTACTCAAACATCCATATACTGCTAAGTCAATTGCTGAGCTCTTTGTTAAAGAAGTGGTGAGACTTCATGGAATTCTAAGTTCTATAATCAGTGATAGAGATCCTTTATTTGCGAGTCATTTCTGGATGGAGCTGTTCAAGTTACAGGGTACTAAGCTGAAAATGAGTTCAGCATATCATCCGGAAACAGATGGTCAAACGGAGGTGGTTAACAGGTGTCTGGAAAGTTATCTACGGTGCTTTGCTTCTGATCATCCAAAGACTTGGTCATTGTGGGTCCCTTGGGCTGAGTTTTGGTAAAACACTACCTTTCATGTGTCTATTGGGAAGACTCCGTTCGAGGTGGTATATGGGAGGCAACCTCCTGCATTGTTAAGATTTTTGTCTAATGAGACTAAGGTGGCTGTTGTGGCATTGGAGTTGAGTGAAAGAGATGAGGCTTTGAATCAACTTAAACTCCACTTGCTCAAAGCTCAGGAACAAATGACAAGGTATGCTAACAAGAAGAGGAGGGACTTGTGTTTTGAAGTTGGAGAATGGGTCTTTTTGAAACTTAGACCCCATAGACAACAATCAGTGGTTAAAAGAATTCATCAGAAACTCGCTACAAGATTCTATGGACCTTTCCAGGTGGCGGATAAGATGGGCGAAGTAGCTTACAGGTTGAAACTTCCATCAACATCTAGAATTCATCTAGTTTTTCATGTGTCATTACTTAAGCGAGCTGTTGGGAACTATCAGGTACAGGGAGAGTTACCTAAAGATTTGGAAGTGACTGAGGAGACTGATGTGTACCCAGACAAGGTGTTGGGTTCAAGAGTCATAATACAAGGGGATAATGAGGTTCAGCAGGCCTTGATACAATGGAAAAATAAGGCTTTAGAGGATGTGACATGGGAGGATAATGAAGTCTTGTGTTGCCAGTTTCCAGAATTTTGCCTTGAGGACAAGGCATTGTCTAAGGAGGTGGGAGTTGATAGAAATGTGATTAGTGAAGTGGGGCCTAGGCCAAGGGTGTGGAGAGTTTATACTAGGAAAAAGACAAAAGGAATGAAAGATGATGACGTGGCTGTGAACCCATGAGAGTGGCTATAGATAGCTATTGCTGGAAGGGAATAATCAGGAAGGAATTCAGTTAGGATTTGGTGGGGTCACCTCTGGGTGATTTGGGAGCATTGCGTGCTTGGGAATTGGTTGCTATTACcagtttgttatttttctttttttctgctCTTTTCTTCCTGTAATTGTGGATCTCACAGCAATACCATTGCAGTTTCATTACTCATATTACACTGTTATATCCATTTTATCACTATTTTTGTGCATTAAGACCCATCAATTGGTCCACCCTGCCGGATCAATCTCACACAATGAAGAAGATTGTTGATGTCAAGGAAGCCTAAGATGGGTGATCGAGTTGACGCTTTGGAGACACAGATGGGGAATGTGACAACAACGCTGCAAGAGCTCGCTCTCCAAGTGCAGCAACAAAGCTTGATTCTCGCAGAATTAAGCAAACAGATCAGAAAGAGAACAGAGCCTCAAGAGGAGGAAGCCTCTGCTGGTGACTCTGCACAGAGTGAATCTCGCCTCGCCGGGAGGAAGGTGAAGTTGCCTTTGTTTGATGGTGATGATCCTGTGGCTTGGATTACACGGGCCGAAATTTATTTCGATGTTCAGAATACATCAGATGATATGCGTGTGAAGTTGGCTCGCCTGAGCATGGAAGGTTCAACTATTCACTGGTTCAACCTGTTGATGGAGACTGAAGATGAGTTGTCATGGGAGAAGCTGAAGCGAGCGTTAATTGCTCGTTATGGAGGACGTCGTCTGGAGAATCCGTTCGAGGAACTTTCGACGTTGAGGCAGAAAGGAAGTGTGGAGGAATTCGTCGAAGCTTTTGAGCTGTTGTCATCACAAGTTGGAAGGCTTCCTGAAGAACAATACCTGGGATATTTTATGAGTGGATTGAAACCTCAAATTCGAAGGAGGGTGCGTACTCTGAATCCTCAAAATAGGATGGAGATGATGAGAATTGCGAAAGATGTTGAAGAGGAATTGAAGGAGGAAGATGACGATGGTGAGCGTCGTGAGGTGAAAAAAGGGGGGTACGAGCGTGTGGGCCAGAAGGATTGGGCCGGGTTATTAATGAGGAAAGGGGGGTCTCAACCTAGGGATGCAACTCGTTCGTTTCAGTCGGGTGGGTCAAACCCGAGTCAGAAAACGGGTTCGAGTGGATCCATCACAAATTCAACTTCGTCTTTGGTTTCCTCAGCTCGCAAAAATGATGGGGGTCTGCGTTTCGGCACGACGGAGAGGTGGAAGGGAATACGAAGTATCCACAATGATGAATTCGAAGAGAGGAGAGCGAAGGGTCTTTGTTTCAAATGTGGTCAGACAATGTTATTTGAACTCCTATCTTAAGGATACTCATAGCAGAACTGAGCTGGGCTGGTGGTGGGTTCATCTACAGTCAATGGAAGCAACCAAGTCAGTGGTTCCCAAAGGCTTAAAATCTATACTAGAAGAATTCTAGGAAGTGTTTGGAAACAACATTCAGCTACCTCCTGAGAGGAGTCAAGTGCATCGAATTAAGCTTTATCCTGATCATGGTGCCATTAATGTCAGACCCTACAGGTACCCTCATCaccaaaaagaagaaattgaaaagCAAGTGTCAGAACTGTTGAAAGTTGGAGTCATTCGGCCAAGTATGAGTTCATTTTCAAGTTCTGTGTTATTAGTCAAGAAGAAAGACAAGAGCTGgagaatgtgtgtagactacagGGCCTTAAATAAAGCTACAATACCAGATAAATACCCAATCCCTATAGTTGATGAGTTGTTAGATGAATTATATGGAGCTACTATGTTCTCTAAAATTGATCTAAAATCTGGATATCATCAAATTAGAGTGCATGAGGATGACATCCCTAAAACGGCGTTTAGAACACATAACGGCCACTATGAATATTTAGTAATGCCTTTTGGACTAATGAATGCCCCAGCTACCTTCCAAGCCACCATGAATGACATTTTTCGGCCTTATTTGAGAAAGTTTGTattctttgatgatattctgATTTACAGTAGAGATATCGAGGAACACCAAATGCATTTGAGGATGATTTTGTCTGTTTTAGTTGAGCATTGTTTTGTGGCAAATCAAGCAAAGTGCAGGTTTGGTTGTGCTCAAATTGATTATCTTGGCCTTATCATTTCTGGAGAAGGTGTGGCAGTGGACCTTGAAAAGGTGAAGTGTATTCTTGCATGGCCCACACCAAAGAATTTGAAGGGGGTACGTGGTTTTTTGGGTCTCACAGGGTATTATAGAAAGTTTATCCAGGATTATGGTAAAATAGCAAAATCTCTCACCGAATTGACTAAGAAAGACAATTTTTCTTGGGGAATAGAAGCTGTCATGGCCTTTGAGGAGATGAAGAGGATCATGACTTCTCCCCCTGTGCTAATTCTTCCAAATTTTGATTTACCTTTTGAAGTTAAGTGTGATGCGGCTGGTAGAGGTATAGGTGCTGTTCTAATGCAGCAGAGACGACCTATTGCTTTCTTCAGTAAAGCTTTATCTGATGGGAATCTGGCAAAATCTGTCTATGAGAAGGAATTGATGGCCCTTGTGCTTTGTATTCAGCACTGGAGACATTATTTATTGGGCAGAGAATTTATTGTGCACACAGATCATAAATGCTTGAAGCATTTTTTACAACAGAGAGTTTCATCTCCAGATCAGCAGTGTTGGTTGGCCAAACTGCTAGGCTATCAATTTGAAGTTAAGTACAAGCTTGGCTTAGAGAATAGAGCTGTTGATGCTCTGTCCAGATGTCATGGTGAGGTAGAAATGAATTCTATTATTTCTTTTCCCTTGTGGGCTGATAGACAGAAACTTTTGGATGAAATAACTAATGACCCGTACATTCAAAAGTTACTGAAAGAAGTGCAGGAGTCTCCTGATGTTAGACCTGGGTTTCAGGTGAAACATGGAGTTTTACTTTATCATGGCAGGCTGGTGATTTCCCCCGAATCACCCTCTATTCCTTGACTATTGGAAGAATTTCATAGTACTCCTGCTGGAGGGCACTCAGGTTTTCTGAGAACATACCGAAGACTGGTAGATTCCTTATATTGGGTGGGGATGTAGAGGAGTGTAAGGGATTATGTTAGATCTTGTGATGTTTGTTAGAGACAAAAATATAGTGCTACTACTCCTGGTGGTTTGTTACAGCCTCTACCTATTCCTAATGGTGTGTGGGAGGACTTGTCCTTAGACTTTATCACTGGGTTGCCTAAGTCTAAGGGTTCTGCGGCTGTGTTAGTGGTTGTGGATAGACTATCTAAGTATAGTCATTTTGTTTTACTCAAACATCCATATACTGCTAAGTCAATTGCTGAGCTCTTTGTTAAAGAAGTGGTGAGACTTCATGGAATTCTAAGTTCTATAATCAGTGATAGAGATCCTTTATTTGCGAGTCATTTCTGGATGGAGCTGTTCAAGTTACAGGGTACTAAGCTGAAAATGAGTTCAGCATATCATCCGGAAACAGATGGTCAAACGGAGGTGGTTAACAGGTGTCTGGAAAGTTATCTACGGTGCTTTGCTTCTGATCATCCAAAGACTTGGTCATTGTGGGTCCCTTGGGCTGAGTTTTGGTAAAACACTACCTTTCATGTGTCTATTGGGAAGACTCCGTTCGAGGTGGTATATGGGAGGCAACCTCCTGCATTGTTAAGATTTTTGTCTAATGAGACTAAGGTGGCTGTTGTGGCATTGGAGTTGAGTGAAAGAGATGAGGCTTTGAATCAACTTAAACTCCACTTGCTCAAAGCTCAGGAACAAATGACAAGGTATGCTAACAAGAAGAGGAGGGACTTGTGTTTTGAAGTTGGAGAATGGGTCTTTTTGAAACTTAGACCCCATAGACAACAATCAGTGGTTAAAAGAATTCATCAGAAACTCGCTACAAGATTCTATGGACCTTTCCAGGTGGCGGATAAGATGGGCGAAGTAGCTTACAGGTTGAAACTTCCATCAACATCTAGAATTCATCTAGTTTTTCATGTGTCATTACTTAAGCGAGCTGTTGGGAACTATCAGGTACAGGGAGAGTTACCTAAAGATTTGGAAGTGACTGAGGAGACTGATGTGTACCCAGACAAGGTGTTGGGTTCAAGAGTCATAATACAAGGGGATAATGAGGTTCAGCAGGCCTTGATACAATGGAAAAATAAGGCTTTAGAGGATGTGACATGGGAGGATAATGAAGTCTTGTGTTGCCAGTTTCCAGAATTTTGCCTTGAGGACAAGGCATTGTCTAAGGAGGTGGGAGTTGATAGAAATGTGATTAGTGAAGTGGGGCCTAGGCCAAGGGTGTGGAGAGTTTATACTAGGAAAAAGACAAAAGGAATGAAAGATGATGACGTGGCTGTGAACGCTTGAGAGTGGCTATAGATAGCTATTGCTGGAAGGGAATAATCAGGAAGGAATTCAGTTAGGATTTGGTGGGGTCGCCTCTGGGTGATTTGGGAGCACTGCGTGCTTGGGAATTGGTTGCTATTACcagtttgttatttttctttttttctgctCTTTTCTTCCTGTAATTGTGGATCTCACAGCAATACCATTACAGTTTCATTACTCATATTACACTGTTGTATCCATTTTATCACTATTTTTGTGCATTAAGACCCATCATATTGTTACAACAACTTCCTCATTTTGTTTTATGGTGGTGGTGAGTTTGCGGATTTAAATGCAAAGATTTGAAGTTTCCCTCTATCATGATATTAGGTGTAACACTATTCTCAATAAAAGGAAATGATGTCGGTATAAAGGAAGTGggaattttttatcattaatgtcAACTGTATCAACACTTTCAACTAGATGACGTTGAAAATAACTAGGAAATGTAAATAATAAAGAGTTGAAGCTTATTGTCAAAGGGGAACTTGTCTTCCTTTTACAATGTTGTTATgggtttctttttaaaaacagaATTGGATCAAATCAAAACCTGAAATAAATATGGCTGGTGATATTGGGTATGCTGTGATTCTGTGAAAAATTTAATGCTGCTGACATTTATATTTAGACTTTCACTGCAAAATATTCTGACttaataataatcaattaaatctaGGATGGATTCCTTGACTACCTAAGAGGACTCGACTGCTCTGATGTTGAGGTGTATGCTATTCCTGAGGGAACAGTTGTTTTTCCCAAGGTTCCCCTGATGAGAGTTGAAGGCCCAGTTGCTGTGAGTACTTGCTCACCATTAACTACGCTCTTTTAATACTGATCTTTCAAAGATGACCTAGTTTTTAGATTAAATTGACTTTCATATATTTACTGTTCAGGTTGTTCAATTGCTGGAAACACCTTTTGTGAATCTAATTAATTATGCATCTTTAGTTTCTACTAATGCTGCAAGGCATCGTAATGTTGCTGGAAAATCCAAAACTCTACTTGAGTTTGGATTACGAAGGGCTCAGGTTACAAAgtcttttaaaatacattttgatTAGTAAATTTTGGAAGAACTGACCTTCTTTGATATTCATTAAaagaaattcatatttttatgtaGGGGCCTGATGGTGGAGTAGGAGCATCCAAGTACTGCTATATTGGTGGATTTGATGCAACAAGGTATTATCACTGTTCTAAGTTTGACTCCACACAGATGGGTGATGCAAGTATataaagttttataaatttttgttttggaaaGAACCCATAGTTTGCTATTCCTTTTCAATGTCATTTGCACAGCTGTTTCTGAATTTTTGTCGTTGCAATTGCACTTGCTAATTTGTTATATTgaagtattaaattaaatttaaaagtaaactaGATGCAGATGACCATACTACTAATAGATGGCCTACACAAGCTCCCTTGTACTCATTccttggctttttttttttttttggttttgtgaaTTTGTTGCTTCTGACCTTTGCTTTTGTGTAACTTGGCTGTTTCATAATTTGCCTTTTTCATGTGTGCCAACAGCAATGTTGCAGCAGGAAAGTTATTCGGGATACCCCTTCGTGGTACTCATTCCCATGCCTTTGTTAGTTCATACATGGTGCGTAACCAATTTACTGAAATTTGTTGCATATTTGGTTTATGTAAAGGATTTGCAATAAGTTGTCATTTGTAAATTATAATACAGCTTCCCTATATAGTTGAAAGGACAGAGTTTCTGTTTAATCTATCCTTTCAACATGTCTAAAGGCACAAAATTGTATTTGATTGTTTGTAGTCGCTGTTTTTGACAAGCATAGTTGGAAATTTGTCCTGGAAGAATTCAAGGGACTGCTGTGAAATTCAGTGGAAATACAGTTaagtcataaaattaaaatcagtgTAGTTCGTTCATACATTTATGAACCTCATAAGGATTCAAGATGGAGTGTGACAGTTGCAACTGTAGAATTCCGAGGGATTAGATGAAATTTATcctattaatttttcaaaataatatgtaGTCCGACCCCATTTGAGTGTTTGCCTTTGACGAAAAGAAACTATGAAACACTATGGTAGGTCCCCTAAAAGCAGTGGTCCATTGCACAAGACTCCCCACCTAGGGGTGGGGTTGGGGTCTAGGGAGTGTAGTTGTACACAGCCTTTCCCCTGTAAATAGAGACATTGTTTCCTGAACCGCGGTGATTTCTAGATccacttttttataaaatggagCTTCAGTCCAAAAGCTGGCTTGTAAATTCTAGCTGCCTTTATGTGATTTCTGCTGTTTGTGTTATTGCAATTTATATGGCTTGAAGCAAATGAGGCACTATCTGTTATATTTCCTTTGCTTACTTTTTTGTGCAGAGCCTTGATGAGATTACAGACAGGTCACTTAACAGAAAAGATGGTTCAAGTACGTGTGATGATTTTGTCAGTCTCGTTCAAACATGGTTGAACAAAATTCAGGTGCCAGAATACAAACATTTACATCCTTAATGTTGTTTTTCTGCTGTGGTTCTTAACTACCTCCTGTTTCTGTTTTTTGCTGTGTTTGTGTCTGTGGGAGAACTTGGTGGTTTAGATAACACTTCATCCTTATGCAATAACccttttgaaagattttttcttccttctctgtGAAGACCCTAAAGTAGTTTTTTCTACTTAGGTAATTCCTGAGACTGAAATGGATATATTGAAAGCTGAATCTCAATGTAGTAAAGCTCCACATATTAAATGTTTATGCCTGGGTCTTTAATGCAAACCTTGATGTTTCTAGCACACAAAAATTTGAAGCTCATGAGTACTGGCACATACACGAGTGATGTTCTAGCGAATCACTAATAAGTGTAACTAGTCATTTGCATTTCAATGTCATGAAAGCTGGAAGCCTTGGTTTGTGCTTCTCAAATAAAGAAGGCTTACACTAGAGTGAAAGGAAATATAGAAGAAAGAGGATTGCTAGTGACACATTCTTTCTCACACTCACTTTgttattggttgaaattcattgaaaactacaaaattaagAGAGAATCATTAAATGAGAAGTGGGACCCTGTAAGATTTATGATTTCCAAAAAATTTTAGCTAATATTAGACAGTGCATTCAAAAGAGTGTGTCTACAGAGTGTGTTGCTAGCATTTCTGTAGAAGGAAACTCCAGAAGGTTGCATGAATGCATGGCAATCTATTTAGAATAGAAAGACAGAATCAAAGACAAGGATAATcagcttttatatttttatctgcAAATTTTTTCTGCTAAATATTTTTGCTTTCAAGGTTGATTCTGTCGTCTACATAGGTGTTTGGTCACATACAGCACATTTGGTGTGGGTCAACCAAGAACTTGGACACCaagcaaacaattttttttttgttatgcaaTGCTCTGACAGGTTAAAAGGACATAGTAATAGAATAGTAACTGTTTgagattttcaataaaaaaaatacctgtgCTTTTGCTTAAATGCTAATATGGTAAAGGACAAAGGTATTTTAGATCATGATTATTTCATGTGGTCTAATCTTTTCCTCACTTTCtggaaaaatcaaaattgaataaatatttcatgCCAATGCTATTAATGATAAGTATGATTCTGTTGtatgtttatctttttcacTCTTACAAAATCAAAGATGGATTTGCCAGTGAATATACTATGTGTTTCCTTTCTGCAGTTATCAAATGGTGTTTTTGGTGAGACCAATCAAAGTGAGTTGGCTGCATTCACATCATATGCTTTGGCATTTCCTGATGGTTTTCTTGCCCTCGTAGATACATATGATGTAAGTATACTTTGTATTTCTTAAACAGCCATCATTTATGGTCTTGGCATCATTTTAACCAGAAATGTCCACTGATTGTAGGTAAAGTAAATCTTGCTTATCCCTCGTTTATGTCTATGTCTTGTGAACTAGTTTGGGTTTCTTGATGAAAATGCTAAGATTAACAATATAAATGGAAGatgttaaaaactaaaaataatgagaatCAATTCTTGTGCAATCTTTTAACAATTTGACTTTAAGACATAAATGATAGGGTATTTACATAACTGGGAAGATGAGTGAACCATTGTGTGCTTATAAATCTGTGTCTAGGTATTGGGAGGTACCCCCCCCTCCCCCATTTGGCCTTGATCTAAGGATCTGCATAGCATTAAGTTGCAAATTATTAAAAGATGGAGATGCATAAAACACAAACCACATACATGAATCATCTCCTTGTACATGAATCATCTCCTTGTACAACAGAGTCCGGGATACTGAAACTTGGTGATTTGTGTGATAAATCATACCTTAAGGTCTATACATGATGTGATACCTATTTTACTGTTGAATATTGCGACACTCATTGCCCTCCAACTTCCGCTTGCCAATCATTCTATTGTATATGCTAACATTGAAAGTATGCTAAATTTTGCAATTGAGCGAACTGTTAGATCCAGTTATTATGTCATCTGGCAAATGTCATTCTGTCTAGTGCTGAATTTGCTTTACTATGGGTTCATTCagtattttttacttttgttcgGCTATTTCTTCTGTTGATTACATTTGCTTATGTTGACAGGTTATGAGAAGTGGAATCCCTAATTTCTGTGCAGTTGCATTAGCTCTCAGTGATTTAGGGTATGTCAGGAAGTATTTCATGTTATTATTATCACTTGATTATAAGTTTTACACTAGTATGAAACTTTTTGTGGTTAATGTTCCCAGTTGTTTTTTAGTTGGTCGGGATacaatttgttttttcaaatgaatgaaaaatgatattttgtggTGGTATCTGCATAGATTTTCTTAGAGGAATTAATAGCTATAGTAACTACCAGTGTCTAGTAGTATGGATGTAATGGCAATCTCCATAATGATGTTGATTAGGATGTACTGGATGTTGTATATGAACTCGCAGTGCAGTTGGTTACttagttggattttttttttaggattacTGCAAACTTTCCTGAAAATGTTATTCAATGCTTCTGTGTAGTGCTTCCTCAATTATTAGCTAAAATGCTGTTTTTTGCAGTTCCTTAGTTTTCTTTTATACAGTCTGCATTATGTTGTTGCAAATATCTTGTTTGTTGAGAAGCCTTTATACATTGCAATTTTCTTTTGGtgaattcttttctttctttttggagaATAATGTTAGATTATATTTGTACTATAATAATGCTATTTTCAATTTTGCATCAGCCTGTTGTTAATTTACTGTagtatctcttcttacttgcattATGTGGTATgactaataaaatattactttttgcTTGAACTAGTCTCCCAGTACCCTGCTCATCCCCTTAAAAACAACACTATCATTGTCAAAGAATCACTGAATTTCATTCATTGCTGAGCTTCATGATGTCCTGTGCAGATACAAAGCAGTTGGCATTAGATTGGACTCTGGTGACCTTGCATACTTGTCTTGTGAGGTCAGGAAGTTCTTTTACTCTATTGAGAATGAATTTGGAGTGCCTGGATTTGGGAAGTTGCAAATCACTGCTAGTAATGATCTTAATGAGGAAACATTAGATGCTTTAAACAAACAGGTAATTACTAAGTGCAAACTGGAACATGTTATCTCTTATAGAAATTGACCAGTGCCTGTTTGCTGTTTGCATAGGTGTGTGCACACATTGTTTAATTTCTGTATCgcataaaaattcttttatagaaattattgtaCATGATTTGCTGGTTTATACTTTATACaaattttagttgttaatttCTTACACATTCATTTGCTTATGCTAAAGGATTGC
Protein-coding sequences here:
- the LOC100797545 gene encoding nicotinate phosphoribosyltransferase 2 — translated: MRVEGPVAVVQLLETPFVNLINYASLVSTNAARHRNVAGKSKTLLEFGLRRAQGPDGGVGASKYCYIGGFDATSNVAAGKLFGIPLRGTHSHAFVSSYMSLDEITDRSLNRKDGSSTCDDFVSLVQTWLNKIQLSNGVFGETNQSELAAFTSYALAFPDGFLALVDTYDVMRSGIPNFCAVALALSDLGYKAVGIRLDSGDLAYLSCEVRKFFYSIENEFGVPGFGKLQITASNDLNEETLDALNKQGHEVDAFGIGTYLVTCYAQAALGVVFKLVEINNQPRIKLSEDVSKVSIPCKKCCYRLYGKEGYPLVDIMTGENEPSPKVGERILCRHPFQESKRAYVVPQRVEELLRCYWSGSTDIKKDTLPALRDIRERCINQLEQMRPDHMRRLNPTPYKVSVSAKLYDFIHFLWLNEAPVGELQ